CGTAATCATATCTGAAACCAATATAAAAACCCTTATTCAGGAAGTACGAAAAACCACCCGTTAATCCATAATCCAACAGATTGTATGTGCTGCCCACTTTTTCCGACTCCAGATAGTTGTAGTAAGCACCAGCGTCTTTAGCAAGATCTACCACACTTCCATCCACTATAATCGCAGGTCCGAGCGCACTACTGGCAATACCTCTGGCATTATCGCTGTAATAATTGTGAATCAAAGATTGTTTGAAAAACACATCTTTCGGGTGTTCTGTTGACTCAAAAAACAACGTACCGCTCCCTGTCGGCCCTATCAGAAAACCTGCGTAAATACCTGCATTAATTTCCAGCTTTCGGGAGATCGCAAACTGAGCGGTGATCGGGATGCTCAGATATGCATTAGATACCTTAAGTTCAATTTCTGCATTTCCCTTTTCATAAATAAATGCATTTCCAATCGGAATTTTATAAAACGACTCACCGAAATATTTATAACTCGTTCCCACCTGACTGTACAGTAATTCAGCTTTTATACTCAGTCTGTCATCTAGTTTGTAAGCATAGTTGATACCAAAATGAAATCCATTGGTTATCCCAAATTTCTCAATCACCCCGGTTTCAGAAGGACCTTTTAATTTGGAATAATTCAATCCGGCTCTGATACCAAAGCTTTGACCCGAAACTGCAACCACAAATAAGAGCATCACAAAAGCAGTTAAAATATTTTTATACATCTGATTTTTTTAGAAATTTTGTGCAAAGATATAAAATACATCCTTTCTAACGACGCTAAGTTCATTTTCGCATACTTCTGTGGAATAAAATTATCAATGCCTCGGGTCGGAAATTGATTTAAAGTTTACTTTTGCACACTTTTAGAACTGAGCGTAAGTTAAATCATTAGTTGAGAATCAAATGGGCAAAAAAAATAAACTGATAAAATTTGAAGACCTTCATACATTCCCTAATGTGTATGAAAATATCGATCCTAAAAATCCGGGATTGTGGTTGAATAAAGACACAAAAGCCGAAATAAAAGGTCAATGGAATAAATTACATTTTAAAAATGTGTACCCGTTGATTTTGGAGTTGGCTTGCGGGAGAGGTGAATATACGGTGGCATTGGCTCAGGCATATCCTGATCACAATTTTATCGGCGTGGATATCAAAGGAGCCAGAATCTGGCAGGGCGCTGCTTTTGCTATGGAACAAAATCTTCTCAATGCTGCTTTCCTAAGAACACGTATTGAGCAGATAGAATTGTTTTTTGAACAAAGCGAAGTCGATGAAATATGGATTACCTTTCCGGATCCCTTTCTCAGGGAAAGTAAAGAAAATAAAAGACTTACTTCTGCACGCTTTTTGAACAGATACAAAAATATTATCAAAGCAGATGGCATTTTACATTTAAAGACAGATGACCCTACCTTGTATCAGTTTACATTGGATACTTTACATGAATATCCCGGAGCAAAACTTCTGTATGCCAATGATGATATTTATGCATCTGAACTGAAATACCCCGAATTGTTGCATAAAACACACTATGAAAAAGAACATCTGGAAGCCGGCAAAAAAATAAAGTATATACGATTTACGATCTGATGCGTGTATTTATATATGTAATCCGTGGTGATTAAACTTTAAACCCGAATTATGCATTAGAAAATCCCTGCCTGCCCTACGATACGGCGAGGCAGGTATTCCGAACCCAAACTGCTGCAAATCAGAAGCTTCGCCTATTTATCTTCTGTAACCGTAGCGGTGCTACGCTTTTCGAAGATAAATAACTGATTTACCTGCCCGCCTACTACGTAGTGGTCAGGCGGGTTGCATTTTAGCTTCTCACTACGAAGTTCCAATGCATAATCCGGGTTAAATACATGTATATTTTGCTTATGTATCTTTTTTTTTATGATTTTTTGCCACCTTTGCAATCTGATTTTCAAAATTAATGAAAGAAGTAGCATTTTCGTATTTAGATGAATTAAATGATATCCAACGCAAAGCTGTCACTACTTTGGAAGGCCCTGTCATGGTCATCGCTGGTCCCGGTTCAGGAAAGACCCGTGTACTGACATATCGGATTGCACACCTTATCAATACAGGTGCCAATCCCGGCAGAATACTTTCTCTCACTTTTACAAACAAAGCTGCCAGAGAGATGAAAAACCGGATCGAAAAGGTAGTTGGAAGTGGTGCCAACAGAGTGTGGGCCGGAACATTTCACTCCCTTTTTGCCCGGATCCTGAGAGTCGAAGCACATAAAATCGGTTATCCCAATGACTTCACCATCTACGACTCGGATGATACAAAAAGTGTCATTTCAGAAATCATCTCACAACTCAATCTGGATAAAAAAGTATATGCGCCGGGTGTCATCCGATCACGGATTTCTTCTGCCAAAAGTAATCTGATCACACCTAAAGCTTACTTTGCAAATGATGAACTCATGGCCTACGACAGAATGGCCAGACGTCCGCTAACTTATCAGATATATGAAAAATATGCTGCGAGGTGCATGAGAGCAGGAGCGATGGATTTTGATGATTTATTACTTCAAATGTTCAGGCTTTTATACCAGAATCCGGATCAGGTACGGGAAAAATATCAAAGGCAGTTTCAGTATATTATGGTGGATGAGTTTCAGGATACCAATTATCTGCAATACGAAATTCTCAAATTACTTTCTGTCTATCCGGATAGTCAAAGAAATCTGTGTATCGTAGGAGATGATGCACAAAGTATCTATTCCTTCCGAGGTGCAACTATCGAAAATATTCTTCAATTTGAAAATGATTTTCCGGAACTTCAGACCTTTAAGTTGGAACAGAATTATCGTTCCACCCATTTTATCGTGCAGGCAGCGAATGAAGTGATTAATTATAATAAAAGACAGATTCAGAAAAAAATATGGACAGACAGGGAAGCCGGTAGCAAAATCAAGATTATCAAGGCCATGACGGAAACGGAAGAAGGAAAAAGAGTGGCCGACACGATAATTGAACAAAAAAACAGATTTAACTTACAAAATAAGGAGATTGCCATTTTATACCGAACCAACGGACAATCCAGGATATTTGAAGAACAACTCAGAAGGTACAACATTCAGTATAGGGTTTATGGCGGATTGTCCTTTTATTCCCGAAAGGAAGTGAAGGATATGGTTGCGTACATGCGCCTGACGATCAATGACAAAGATGATGAAGCCCTGAAAAGAGTGATCAACTATCCGCGTCGGGGTATCGGTGATACAACGATAGATCAGATTGCACAATTGGCCGAAGATAATGACATGAGCATGTGGGAAGTGCTCACCAAAATAGAGATTACCAATCGTTCCCGAAAAAGTCTTTCTGATTTTGTAAATCTGATCAAAGCATTTAAAGCAAAGGCTGCGGTTTCAAATGCTTATGAAATTGCTGATTATATCGCAAAAAATTCAGGGATTTTAGATTTGTTGAAAGCAGATAAAAGTATAGAAGGTCTGAGCAGGGTTGAGAATGTGACTTCATTGTTGGATGGTGTGAAAGAATTTGTTGAAGAAGATACACTTCAGGAAGACGAAGAAGCGACAAAAGATAAAAGTCTGTCCACTTTTCTCCAGACGATTTCATTGATGACTGATGCCGATGAAAAAGAAGAAAATCCGGATACAGTCACGCTGATGTCTGTACACTCCGCCAAAGGATTGGAGTTCAAATCAGTATTTGTAGTCGGACTGGAAGAAAATCTTTTTCCATCTTATATGGCTCTATCTGAATCACAGCAGGTAGATGAAGAACGTCGCCTATTTTATGTGGCTATCACGAGAGCTGAGGAGCATCTGTGTCTGACTTATGCCAACAGCAGATACCAATATGGCCAGATGCGGTTTAACGACTCCAGCAGATTTCTGGAAGAAATTTCCCAGGAAAATATCGATTCTATCATTTCCATTCAGAAAAAACAGGAATTTCCTGAACCCAAAATACTTGGAAATTTCAAACCGTTAGGAGCCAGAAAGCCGGCATTAAATGTCAGTCCAAGTGATTTTATGGCAGCCAGACCGGAATCTATCAAACCCGGAGATACAGTTTTACACCTCAAATTTGGTCAGGGAAAAGTCATAAGTGTGGATGAAAGATTGGTGGCATCTATTATTTTTGAAGATCTGCCCGACAATCAGGAAAAACGTATCATGCTGCAATTTGCCAAGTTACAGATTATTGAATCCTGATAAAAAAATTCATTTACTTCTTAATAAATGAACCGGTAAATACTCCTTTGTTTCCGGAGTGGTCTGTAGCTTCAATTTTCAGTTTGTGCAGACCGGATTTCACATTCTTTAAAGGCACTTCCAATACATAGGTAAGTGATTTGTACGGACAAATAATCAGTTTGTTATCAATCCAGACTTTATAGTTTAATTCCCGGGCACTTCCTGCAGTTTCCAGATTATCCTTCACCGAAAATGTAAATTTACCTGAAGTTGGCTTTTTGGATTTAAAAGAAACAGCTTTAATGGTAGGTGGAATTGTATCCACTATGACTTGAAAATCTCCGAATGTTCTGGCAGGAGCGACCATCCATTCAGCCTGCCATTTACCGCCATAATTAATATATTCACCCTTTTGATCTGTCTTTGTGATGATCATTTTGGATTTGAACATTTGAGATACAGAGTCGGGTCTGATGCCTATTTCTATACTGTTTTTGACAGGTTCGGTTTCCTGATGAATTCTAAATGATTTATTTCCATTGCTATCCACTAATGAATCAAGGCAATAAGAAATATCACGGAAAAGACTCCTTTCATTGATGACTACACGACAATTTCCTGATTCTAAAACAGACTTTTCTCCCATTTTTACACGCTTTAAAAAAGGCAACTCTTCTTCCATGACTGAACTTTGGATATGTTTTACATAAAATTCTGCTTCACTTACATTACCATCAAAATCCTCTGCTTCGATACATATCAATCTGATACCACCTCTTGAGAGATTAATGATTCCGTTGCCATTATGTTTCAAAAGATCAATTGATATTCCGGGCAATTTGTAACACAACATATAAGATAATCCCTGCATTATTTTAAGTGGAAAGTCTATAAATCCCGCTATCTGATTGCTTTCGCCAAAAGACATTTTGTCCATTTGAAAATAGTAATACAAACTGTCATCGACATACATTCTGACACGATAAACA
The genomic region above belongs to Saprospiraceae bacterium and contains:
- a CDS encoding PorT family protein — translated: MYKNILTAFVMLLFVVAVSGQSFGIRAGLNYSKLKGPSETGVIEKFGITNGFHFGINYAYKLDDRLSIKAELLYSQVGTSYKYFGESFYKIPIGNAFIYEKGNAEIELKVSNAYLSIPITAQFAISRKLEINAGIYAGFLIGPTGSGTLFFESTEHPKDVFFKQSLIHNYYSDNARGIASSALGPAIIVDGSVVDLAKDAGAYYNYLESEKVGSTYNLLDYGLTGGFSYFLNKGFYIGFRYDYGLADITKNSMDPSRKTFDATDNKFIYNNDKDTNIGFQASFGFRF
- the trmB gene encoding tRNA (guanosine(46)-N7)-methyltransferase TrmB, which gives rise to MGKKNKLIKFEDLHTFPNVYENIDPKNPGLWLNKDTKAEIKGQWNKLHFKNVYPLILELACGRGEYTVALAQAYPDHNFIGVDIKGARIWQGAAFAMEQNLLNAAFLRTRIEQIELFFEQSEVDEIWITFPDPFLRESKENKRLTSARFLNRYKNIIKADGILHLKTDDPTLYQFTLDTLHEYPGAKLLYANDDIYASELKYPELLHKTHYEKEHLEAGKKIKYIRFTI
- a CDS encoding UvrD-helicase domain-containing protein → MKEVAFSYLDELNDIQRKAVTTLEGPVMVIAGPGSGKTRVLTYRIAHLINTGANPGRILSLTFTNKAAREMKNRIEKVVGSGANRVWAGTFHSLFARILRVEAHKIGYPNDFTIYDSDDTKSVISEIISQLNLDKKVYAPGVIRSRISSAKSNLITPKAYFANDELMAYDRMARRPLTYQIYEKYAARCMRAGAMDFDDLLLQMFRLLYQNPDQVREKYQRQFQYIMVDEFQDTNYLQYEILKLLSVYPDSQRNLCIVGDDAQSIYSFRGATIENILQFENDFPELQTFKLEQNYRSTHFIVQAANEVINYNKRQIQKKIWTDREAGSKIKIIKAMTETEEGKRVADTIIEQKNRFNLQNKEIAILYRTNGQSRIFEEQLRRYNIQYRVYGGLSFYSRKEVKDMVAYMRLTINDKDDEALKRVINYPRRGIGDTTIDQIAQLAEDNDMSMWEVLTKIEITNRSRKSLSDFVNLIKAFKAKAAVSNAYEIADYIAKNSGILDLLKADKSIEGLSRVENVTSLLDGVKEFVEEDTLQEDEEATKDKSLSTFLQTISLMTDADEKEENPDTVTLMSVHSAKGLEFKSVFVVGLEENLFPSYMALSESQQVDEERRLFYVAITRAEEHLCLTYANSRYQYGQMRFNDSSRFLEEISQENIDSIISIQKKQEFPEPKILGNFKPLGARKPALNVSPSDFMAARPESIKPGDTVLHLKFGQGKVISVDERLVASIIFEDLPDNQEKRIMLQFAKLQIIES
- a CDS encoding peptidoglycan DD-metalloendopeptidase family protein translates to MQQYFRSPVNYNFLLAGNFGELRSTHFHAGLDIKPSSENATDKIYCVADGYIHRIVVRPNGYGRAIYVVHPDAGYTTVYAHLDEFEKEIEEYTRNVQKARSSYTVDFNLPKTLFKIQKGKVLGVMGNTGRSYGTHLHFEIRETATEKPINPFLFGLKPADNIPPDIHGISVHGLDTDIQKKEVQKISPDILNRKVSHFIPMIDMASSEIGIAIEATDRMNGANNKNGVYRVRMYVDDSLYYYFQMDKMSFGESNQIAGFIDFPLKIMQGLSYMLCYKLPGISIDLLKHNGNGIINLSRGGIRLICIEAEDFDGNVSEAEFYVKHIQSSVMEEELPFLKRVKMGEKSVLESGNCRVVINERSLFRDISYCLDSLVDSNGNKSFRIHQETEPVKNSIEIGIRPDSVSQMFKSKMIITKTDQKGEYINYGGKWQAEWMVAPARTFGDFQVIVDTIPPTIKAVSFKSKKPTSGKFTFSVKDNLETAGSARELNYKVWIDNKLIICPYKSLTYVLEVPLKNVKSGLHKLKIEATDHSGNKGVFTGSFIKK